AACAGGACCTCGGTGGCCGCCGGCAGGGCAGCGGCGAGTTCCCATTGTATCGGTTCCGTAGCGCAGCCGGGCCGGACATAGGCTTTGTAGCGGAAATCGGCGAGAGTGAAGCCGGCGCCGTCGGGTTCCCCGTTCAGCACGGAAACCAGAGCGGCGATGTTGGCCAGGGTTTCCCGCGTCTGCGCCGCGGCGTCGCCGGGATGCAGGCTTTCATGGCCGACTATGCTCGCGGTTCCCGAAATGAATACCGTCGTTTGGCCCTCCGAGCGCAGCAGTGCGGCGCGGGAAAAGCTCGGGCTGCGGGGCCCGTATTCCCCGGGATACAGGTAAGCGCTGAGCTGGCGCGGGTTCTCGATCGGGATCGCAGCAGTGCGCGAGGCAATGAAGTAGACCGTCAGCGGGCCGGTTTGCGTTCCGAGCGCACAGGCGGCAGGCAGGGCGCCGGCGATAGGCCGGTTCGCGCGAAGGAAGGCATCCTGCCGACCAATGTTGAACTGCCGGTAGCGTTCGAGGCCAGCCTCCTCCCGATGGATCCGGGGAAAGTAGTTCCAGATCCGTACGAGGTGCGGGTAGCCGTGCCGGTCGAGAAATCGGAAGAGGGAATCGTAGGTCTGCCCGGTTGCGCTGCGAATGTCCGAACCCGTCTCGGTTTGCAGCGTCCCGAAGAGATGGTGGCCGTCGCAGGCCCAGTCGATGGCTCCGGTCCGCCCGCGGCTCGTACGGCGCGTGCTCATCCAGATCTCGACCACCGCCTCGGCCGGCTGCATCTGCGGCGTGGCGATCCCCAGCCGGGGAAGCGAGCGGGGGAGGTCGACCGGCTGATCCGCCCCGAAGCCTACGGCGCCGAGCCCGCGTTCCTCGATCAGGCCGGCCATGGCCGGCAGTTCGGCCTGCGGCAGGTAGACGAGTGACAGGGCGCCTTCTGCTGGCGTGACCATGGTTGGGGACATCAGGCGGCGTCGGCGTCCTGGATGTTCAGGCCGCGCCGCCGGCGCGCGTCCAGGGTGCGGCGGAGGTACCACAGGCAGTTCAGGTAATAGACCACCTTGAACGCGTACAGCGAGAACCAGATCGGCGTTTTGCCGAAGATGTCGCCGGCCAGCAACGACAGCAAGGCCTCCTTCATGCGCAGGAGGTTCTGCGGCGCCATGAAAAGTTCGCGCATCGTCGGGTTGGTCATCCGGTAGATGAACCAGGAAAACTCGCGCGGGCCGTGCCGCATCCGCCGGTCGAAGCGCTTGAGCGCCGCGCTCGCACGCTGCGGCCGGCTCAGGCAGGCATCGACTGTCTCGGCAGCGGTCACCCCCCCCTGCATGGCGAACAGGACGCCGGAGGAAAACACCGGGTCGATGAAGGCGAATGCGTCGCCAATCAGCAAATAGCGCTCGCCGTGCGTCCGAGAGGAAACATAGGAGAAATTGCCGGTGGCCTGCACGTCCGAAACCAGGTCGGCAGCGGCCAGGCGCTCGGCAAGAGCCGGACACAAGGCGATCGTGTCGAGAAAGAATTCGCGCAGCGGTTTGTCTCTGCGTTTCATGTAATAGGGCCACGTCACCGCGCCCACGCTGGTCGTGCCGTCGGCCAGGGGGATGAACCAGAACCATCCGTGCTCGAACCAGAATACCGAGATGCTGCCCTCGTGGCGGCCGCTGCGGCGGCGCGCGTTCGCGAAGTGGCCGTAGACCGCGGCGCTGTTGTGCTTCCTGTTGCGCTGCTTGAGCTTCAGACGGTTGGCGATGAAGGTATCGCGGCCGGAAGCGTCGATCACGAAACGCGCCAGCCACCGCCGGCTCCGCCCTTCGTCGTCCTGGGCATCGACTTCCGCGTTTTGCCCGTCGCCCAGAAACCGGATGTCCGAGGCCCGCCAGCCCTCCAGGACTTCCGCGCCGCACTTCGCCGCGTTCCGGATCAGGATGTGGTCGAACTCCGATCGCCGCACCTGGTAGGCGTGCGGCATGGATTTGTCCCAGGCGTCGGCGAATTCGAAGGTGAGCGTGTCGTCGTGATCGGGCGACACGAACTCCGCGCCGGGTTTGTACATGCCGATGCGCTCGACTTCATCCTTCACACCCAGCCTTTCCAGTAAGGGGAGGTTGGCCGGCAGCAGGGACTCGCCGATGTGGAAACGGGGATGGCGGCATTTTTCCAGCACCACCGTGCGGTAGCCGCGCTCGGCCAGGAGTGAGGCGGCCGTGGAACCGGCGGGTCCCCCGCCTATGACCAGCACGTCGCATTCGGCGGATTGTGGAGTCAGAGATTCGCAGCGCGGGTTCATTGGGATGGATCGAATCTGGACCGGGTAGGTGACGCGGGCCGGCAATTATAGCTTTAACGATCCGGCAGTTGCGAACCACGACGCCCCGGCGGAAAGCGACTCGGCCGGTTCTCGCCGAAGTTATCCATGAATCCGATGCAGGGCCGGCGGGCAGGGGGGGGTGTGTCAGATTTTTCCAATGCACTTCGGTTTGCAGATTGTTAGAGTTCAGCCGCGTCGAATTGGCCACAATGTTCATTTAGTTGGACTAGATTTGCTCGACAGGAAGGGCGGGGGCAAAGAAGGATTCAGCGGACAGTTTTGGCTGAAACCGGCGGCGCGATCTTTGCTGAGGTGCATGGAGTGCCAATGCCGGCCGTTTGCGCGACGTCTACGGTGAACCGGGGAAGCTTGGATGATGAAGGAGCCGATAAAAATGAAACGTTACTTTTGGGTTTGGGCAGGGGGGCTTTGCCTGTGGGGACTGTTCTGCGGCGCGTCGTGGGCGGCCGTATCCTGCAGCGCGGATTACGTCGTCGATACTCAGACTTCATCCGGTTTCACGGCGACGGTGCGGCTCGTCAATCAGGGCGACGCGGTCGATGGCTGGACCGTTACCTGGACCATGCCCGATGGCCAGAAGATCACTCGGCTATGGAATGGCAAATACGCTCAGAAGAAGGGCGCAGTCAGTGTGAGGAACAAGGCGTCGAACCGTAAAGTGGCTGCCGGCGAGGTCATCGAGTTCGGCTTCCAGGCGAGCCATAAGGGGACCAACCGGATTCCGGGGGACATCGCCCTGAACGGAACGCAATGCGCAGGAACGCCGGCATCGGCTACCGTTTCGGCCACCGCTGGGGCGTGCGAAGCCAGTTACCGGATTTCCGAACAGTGGAACAGCGGATACACCGCCGAAGTGAAGATCAGGAACGACGGCCCTGCGCTGGCGGGATGGAACGTCGCCTGGGAAATGCCGGACGGCCAGCAGGTCACGAATTCCTGGAACGGCCAGTTCGTCCAGACGGGCGCACACGTCGACGTCGGCAACCTGGACTGGAACAAGGACATTCCCACGGGATCGAACATCGAATTCGGTTTCAACGGCAGTCACACCGGCATCAATCGCACGCCTGCGAGCCTGAGCGTCAACGGCGTGAAATGCACGGTGGCCGTGGTCACGCCCCCCCCTTCGCCGAAACCGGAGGCGTGCGAAGCCACCTATCAGATTTCCGATCAGTGGAACACCGGTTTCACGGCCAACGTCCGGATCAGAAACGATGGGGACCCGCTGGCTGGGTGGAAGGTCGCCTGGGATATGCCCGATGGCCAGCAGGTCACGAATTCCTGGAACGGCCAGTTCGCCCAGACCGGGTCCCACGTGGAAGTCGGCAACCTCGACTGGAACAGGGACATTCCCACCGGATCGAACATCGAATTCGGCTTCAACGGCAGCCATGCCGGCGCCAACCGCGCACCTTCGAGCCTGAGCCTCAATGGCGTAGCCTGTGCGCTGGTCACGGCTACGCCGTCCCCCACGCCCGCGCCGACCGCTACGCCGAGTCCTGCTCCGACGCCGGCTCCCACGCCCAGCCCGGCGCCGACAGCGAGCCCGAGTCCGGCGCCCACGCCGACACCGGCGCCGACTTCCAGCCCCAGCCCTACGCCTACGCCTACGCCGACAGGGCCCTGCCAGGCCGACTACCAGGTGACGGCGCAATGGAATGATGGATTCACCGCCAACGTGAAAGTCAGAAACAACGGCACCGCCCTGGACGGCTGGACGGTCGCCTGGACCATGCCCAGCGGCCAAACCGTGACGGAAATGTGGAACGGCCAGTATGTCCAGACCGGCACCCAGGTCGCGGTGACGCCGGCGGACTGGAATCGCCAGATCGCCAGCGGCGCTTCCATCGAATTCGGCTTCAACGGCAGCCATTCCGGCACCAACGCCGTACCCGGCGTGCTGACGCTGAATGGTGCCGCTTGCGCCACCACCACGGGCGGCGGCACCCCCACGCCGACCCCCGTACCGGTGGCGCCGGGGGCACCGGCCGGTCTGTCCGCCGCCGTGGCCGACAACGCCGTCGTCAACCTGGTTTGGACCGCGGCGGATGCATACGCCCAGGGTTTCCGGATCGAGCGCCGCGCCGCCGGCGGTGTCGACTGGGCTCTCGTGGCCGAAACGGCTGCCGGCGCCCCGTCGTTCGGCGACGGCACGGTGGCCATGGGGAACGACTACGAGTATCGGGTCTACGCCTTCAACGCGGTGGGGAACAGTCCGCCAGCGACGGCATCCGCATCCTTGCCGACCTTGCTCAAGTACGGCGAGTCTCAGTACCAGAAACAGGGCTGTGCCAGCTGCCACGGAAAGGACGGCAAAGGAGGCTTCACCAACAAGCCGCTGGTCCATTTCACGGCCGACCAGCTCGCGACGCTCACCGAGATCATCCGCGTCCGCATGCCCCCGTCCAAGCCTTCGAACTGCGTCAGCAACTGCGCGGCGGGTACCGCAAAGTACATCATCGAGGTGCTTGCCGCCGCCGCTTCGGGGGGCGGTGGCGGCGGCGGCAACGCCTGCGCCGGCAGCCCGCCGCCCGGCGGACGGGCATTGCGCCTGCTGACCCGCCAGGAATACCAGAACACGGTCAACGACCTGCTCGGGCTGTCCGAAAATCTGGTGCATCTCCTGCCGGAGGAAAACCGCGTGGATGGCTTCGACAACAATGTCGCAACCAACCTGGTGACGAGCATTCGCCTCGAGGCTTACCTGACCCAGGCCGAGGCCCTCGCCGCGAAGGCGGTGCAGCAGAACTGGAACGCCCTGCTGCCCTGCACCCAGCAGGATGCGGCCTGTGCCCGTCAGTTCGTCGAGGCTTTCGGCAAGCGTGCCTACCGGCGGCCATTGACCACGGAAGAAGCCGACGCCTATGCTGCGCTGTTCGGGCAGGGCTCATTCCGGGAGGGCGTGGAGGCGGCCATCACCCATATGCTGGTTTCGCCGAATTTCCTCTACCGTTCCGAGCTGGGCGAGGTGCAGGCGGACGGGACCTACAAGCTGACGCCTTACGAGACGGCGAGCGCCCTTTCCTATCTGTTCCTGGGGTCGCTGCCCGACGGCGAACTGGTCAGTGCAGCCGACCAGAACCTCTTGGACACGCCGGACCAGCGCATCGCCCAGGCCTCGCGCCTCTTGAGCCTGCCGCGCAGCCGCAACCGGGTGGGCCATTTCGTCGGCCAGTGGCTGCTGGGTTCCAGCCCGTACACACTGCCGGAGAAGGACCAGGCGGTGTATCCGCGCTACACGGCGGCGGTGAAGTCTTCGATGTCAGAAGAGCTGATCGGCTTCTTCGACCATGTCGCCTTCGAGTCCACCCAGAGCTTTCCGGAGCTGTTCACGGCGAACTACGTCGTCGTCAACAACACCCTGGCGGGCTACTACGGGCTCGGCAGTCCCGGCGGCAGCGGATTCGCGCCCGTGACGGTGAGCGACGGAACCCGCACCGGCATCCTCACGCTCGGCGCGGTGCTGTCCCGCTACGCCAACAGCAACGAGTCGCATCCGTTCAAGCGCGGCGGCTTCCTGTACAAGCGCCTGCTTTGCCGCGATCTGCCGCTGCCGGCCAACGCAGGTTTCATCCAGGCGCCGCAGCCGGATCCGAATGCGACGACGCGGCAGCGCTTCGAGTTC
This portion of the Methylococcus mesophilus genome encodes:
- a CDS encoding chorismate transformation enzyme, FkbO/Hyg5 family gives rise to the protein MSPTMVTPAEGALSLVYLPQAELPAMAGLIEERGLGAVGFGADQPVDLPRSLPRLGIATPQMQPAEAVVEIWMSTRRTSRGRTGAIDWACDGHHLFGTLQTETGSDIRSATGQTYDSLFRFLDRHGYPHLVRIWNYFPRIHREEAGLERYRQFNIGRQDAFLRANRPIAGALPAACALGTQTGPLTVYFIASRTAAIPIENPRQLSAYLYPGEYGPRSPSFSRAALLRSEGQTTVFISGTASIVGHESLHPGDAAAQTRETLANIAALVSVLNGEPDGAGFTLADFRYKAYVRPGCATEPIQWELAAALPAATEVLFLQADVCRQELLVEIEAFGSRSP
- a CDS encoding NAD(P)/FAD-dependent oxidoreductase, translating into MNPRCESLTPQSAECDVLVIGGGPAGSTAASLLAERGYRTVVLEKCRHPRFHIGESLLPANLPLLERLGVKDEVERIGMYKPGAEFVSPDHDDTLTFEFADAWDKSMPHAYQVRRSEFDHILIRNAAKCGAEVLEGWRASDIRFLGDGQNAEVDAQDDEGRSRRWLARFVIDASGRDTFIANRLKLKQRNRKHNSAAVYGHFANARRRSGRHEGSISVFWFEHGWFWFIPLADGTTSVGAVTWPYYMKRRDKPLREFFLDTIALCPALAERLAAADLVSDVQATGNFSYVSSRTHGERYLLIGDAFAFIDPVFSSGVLFAMQGGVTAAETVDACLSRPQRASAALKRFDRRMRHGPREFSWFIYRMTNPTMRELFMAPQNLLRMKEALLSLLAGDIFGKTPIWFSLYAFKVVYYLNCLWYLRRTLDARRRRGLNIQDADAA
- a CDS encoding cellulose binding domain-containing protein, whose protein sequence is MKRYFWVWAGGLCLWGLFCGASWAAVSCSADYVVDTQTSSGFTATVRLVNQGDAVDGWTVTWTMPDGQKITRLWNGKYAQKKGAVSVRNKASNRKVAAGEVIEFGFQASHKGTNRIPGDIALNGTQCAGTPASATVSATAGACEASYRISEQWNSGYTAEVKIRNDGPALAGWNVAWEMPDGQQVTNSWNGQFVQTGAHVDVGNLDWNKDIPTGSNIEFGFNGSHTGINRTPASLSVNGVKCTVAVVTPPPSPKPEACEATYQISDQWNTGFTANVRIRNDGDPLAGWKVAWDMPDGQQVTNSWNGQFAQTGSHVEVGNLDWNRDIPTGSNIEFGFNGSHAGANRAPSSLSLNGVACALVTATPSPTPAPTATPSPAPTPAPTPSPAPTASPSPAPTPTPAPTSSPSPTPTPTPTGPCQADYQVTAQWNDGFTANVKVRNNGTALDGWTVAWTMPSGQTVTEMWNGQYVQTGTQVAVTPADWNRQIASGASIEFGFNGSHSGTNAVPGVLTLNGAACATTTGGGTPTPTPVPVAPGAPAGLSAAVADNAVVNLVWTAADAYAQGFRIERRAAGGVDWALVAETAAGAPSFGDGTVAMGNDYEYRVYAFNAVGNSPPATASASLPTLLKYGESQYQKQGCASCHGKDGKGGFTNKPLVHFTADQLATLTEIIRVRMPPSKPSNCVSNCAAGTAKYIIEVLAAAASGGGGGGGNACAGSPPPGGRALRLLTRQEYQNTVNDLLGLSENLVHLLPEENRVDGFDNNVATNLVTSIRLEAYLTQAEALAAKAVQQNWNALLPCTQQDAACARQFVEAFGKRAYRRPLTTEEADAYAALFGQGSFREGVEAAITHMLVSPNFLYRSELGEVQADGTYKLTPYETASALSYLFLGSLPDGELVSAADQNLLDTPDQRIAQASRLLSLPRSRNRVGHFVGQWLLGSSPYTLPEKDQAVYPRYTAAVKSSMSEELIGFFDHVAFESTQSFPELFTANYVVVNNTLAGYYGLGSPGGSGFAPVTVSDGTRTGILTLGAVLSRYANSNESHPFKRGGFLYKRLLCRDLPLPANAGFIQAPQPDPNATTRQRFEFHSKSNTSCYGCHQYLDGPGFGFENYDGSGIFRASENGQAIDASGVLRGLETFTPTEELSFTDLPDLSRKIAASPTAAQCAARQYYRFTTGRREASSDSCSLDSFLRNYSANGYNLQTMLLGIVNAPGFTSRRADQ